Proteins from one Patescibacteria group bacterium genomic window:
- the rsmI gene encoding 16S rRNA (cytidine(1402)-2'-O)-methyltransferase has product MKIGTLYIVATPIGNLEDITARAVRILGEVDAVVCEDTRITKRLLDHYGIETKVVSFYQNQRKGGATKPVPKLEFLVQELESGKNIALVTDAGTPGISDPGNQLVAAAVAKQIPVVPIPGVSAVATLASVSGIDMGQFVFLGFPPHKKGRETFFKKVLGFSLPVMYYESPHRVLKNLELLRTLEEGLAAEGQAKQIILGRELTKMFEEVVRGNVAQMEAYFEANPGKVKGEFVIIIH; this is encoded by the coding sequence ATGAAGATAGGGACATTGTATATCGTGGCCACGCCCATTGGAAACTTGGAGGACATTACTGCCCGGGCTGTTCGTATTTTGGGAGAGGTGGATGCGGTAGTGTGTGAAGACACTCGCATCACCAAAAGACTCTTGGATCACTATGGCATTGAAACTAAGGTAGTTTCTTTCTATCAGAACCAAAGAAAGGGCGGCGCGACCAAGCCGGTGCCTAAATTGGAATTTCTAGTGCAAGAGTTGGAAAGCGGCAAGAATATCGCCCTGGTAACGGACGCCGGGACGCCGGGGATTTCTGATCCAGGCAATCAATTGGTGGCCGCTGCCGTAGCCAAGCAAATTCCGGTGGTGCCTATTCCAGGCGTTTCGGCTGTGGCGACGTTGGCGAGTGTTTCAGGCATTGATATGGGACAATTTGTCTTTCTCGGTTTTCCGCCTCACAAAAAAGGACGAGAAACTTTTTTCAAAAAAGTGCTGGGATTTTCCTTGCCGGTGATGTACTATGAGTCGCCGCATCGAGTGCTGAAAAATTTGGAACTGTTGCGAACACTGGAGGAGGGGTTAGCTGCAGAAGGTCAAGCAAAACAAATCATCCTGGGACGAGAACTGACCAAAATGTTTGAAGAGGTGGTGCGGGGAAATGTTGCCCAAATGGAAGCCTATTTCGAGGCTAATCCCGGGAAAGTCAAAGGAGAGTTTGTAATAATTATACACTAG